cagaggcggaagagtttttgaaaaagatgaaagacTCCTGCCCAAATCTCTCTATTGTCTCTGCTCATACATTCTAAAGAGCATGCTCGTATACTAATCAAGGTCCTGAAAGAGGCACATGTCTTGGAGGAGACCACAGTGAATCAGTTAGAGAAGATGGCCAACATATTTTTTGAGGTGAACAGAATCTCCTTTACTAATGATGAACTTCCCGAGGAGGGAGCCGGGCACAATAGGGCTTTGCACTTGATGTCAAATGTGAGGGGCATTATATAAAGCGAGTCATGGGTGATGGAGGCTCAAGTGTAGATATATGCCCTCTCTTTACCTTGCAAAGCATGAAGATCAAAATAGACAGAATCTGACCCCAGCAATGTTCGCATCCGGGCTTTTGATGGCTCAGCGAGAGATACCACTGTATAGATCAACCTCACCATGATGATTGGGCCGGTTGACTTTGAGATCTTCCAAGTAGTGGACATGGTCACTTCTTATAACTTTCTTCTTGGAAAGCCATGGATCCATACAGCCCGAgctgtgccatccaccttgcatcataTGCTCAAATTCAAACATGACAGGCAAGAAATTATTTTTCACGGGGAAGACGAGTCTTCCATTTATAAGGACCCGTTAATCCCCTTTATTGAGACCAAGGAAGGGTATGAGTCCATTGTCTATCAGGATTTTGAAGTGGTTACTGTGGACCATGTTGAGGAAGGAAAGCCCATTTTGCATCCTCGTCTTTGCGCCACATCAGTAATGGTGGTTGCACTTATGTTGAGACAAGGTTAtgagccaggaaaaggcttggggcatcattgcaaggaattTCGGAGCCTATTTCTCCGTTCAGTAACCAGGATACTTTTGGCTTAGGCTTCAGACCAACACACGCAGACGAAGACAATGAGAAGCACCGCAAAAAGCATGGATGAGTCTTGCAACAACTTATCCCTCACATTTTCTACAGTTTTGTCAAGCCACGACTCCAAGAGGGTCAAAATTCCTCGGCGCATGCAAACATTGATGAAATTTGCCATGGCCTTAGCCAGATGTTTTCTAAAGTCAATATGATCCAGATTGGTGAAGGCACTTGTAACACTCCTTAAATCTATAGAAGTTTAAACACTCGCTAAATATAGAATTAATTTTTTCCCCTTATATTATACTGCTAGTACATATTTAAACTTTTGTGATTGATTTTAAGTTacttttttatttataaataattggatatacaattaggaaaatattaataattttaatattattaattattaaaggtGGGTAAcattaattattagttaagtttaaaaaaaagggaaaacaaacaaaaaaagggAGCACGTGCCTTAGCCCATAAAGGGTTGTGGAATGCAAGACTCAAGCAAAGTcttataccaaaaagaaaaagaatgcaGCCTtataccaaaaaacaaaaatggaagGCTGTTCTTTTTACGCAACAATAGCAAGGCACGAAGAGCGAAAAGAAAATTCTAGGGTTCTATACAAACCACAAATTCTTGAACTTAGATATATAAAATTTTCTATTATCAGTTACTCTACAGTGGTAATAGATAAGAATAgaatagttaattcccttcttTCTCTATATCAACAGTAAAGTTCCGTGTTTAGGTGCgaaactttaaaattaattaaaatgcactggttgttATAGAATCAATTATTTGACTGGTGTCAATTGGACTGGGGCCTACGTATTAGCTCGAGAAGTTTTGAgttgagttgatataaccctttactaaagtggtttaactcacagaagcacgcatacaaggtgtttgTTGAATTGCATAAAGGAGTTAATATATACTTAATTGGAGTAGTAAGTacctattagcttagaatttttttctagctaaagtttagatgattattttgatatatgtgcataaattttagatttttgtgttattcttatatgccatTTTCATATTGAAAATTCATGAAGGATCAAGAATCTTTATAAATACTTTTGAATGTTTATTTGATTCCTATGCAATGCCTTACATTTAAGGATAGAATATGAGTATGTATAACAGATTTAGACCTGAAAAGTATAAGAGCTCCACTGGTGCTCCCAAGTAACAATTGTAGCTTGAATAGACAATGCAAAAGGTGAAATTTTTGTGGAGCTTAATTAAACTGTTTTGTAATAGTATTTGATGCTAGACGAGGTGACACGTAACTAATCGAGGAGAAAGTGCTTGCATTTCATGTTATTGGAACGCCTTCCTGTTATAGAGTTATTACATGTAAAAGTTGGAGTAGTACTAGGCAAGCAGCTGCATAACACTGAAAAATTGTCTAGCAATTGTAATGCTCTACTCGATATTTCGACACTTGATTGAATTTTAAGCTAATGATTATCAAAGACATGTGATCTTGGTTAATCACTTGTGTTTTGTTCTGTCAGAATCTTGTTTAATCTGAGAGGAAAAATGATAATCTTAAATGAAGATAACTTGGATATTCAACATAAGCTCTAGTATTTCTTGGTGATATTTAAAGGAGGGCAAATAGCTTGCATTTTTAGCAGTATCTTTGTCAGTCACGTTGACTAAGAGCAAAGACTTGTGAAATTTTAGAAAGAAAAgtttttttgggagtatcctttatactaaaaaggggtcatcgtccaggcctagggtcctgaccaaggcgttgacttcctgaaattATTTGTgtcaaagtagggagcacacgagccgagggtctcgttgctgagaatttacttagtcatgctaaggtatgatacatgagcgttgagaaccatgaagcgagtgacacctcatggattgggcctattcgatcaggttgggatcgaacctgtgccgatcacacggtgactaaGATAGAAACaggtcaggatagttggaactcccaaagtataaagtgaagtattttatttataagaaagaaaaagaaaagaatttcttttagaatattcataaaatgctattatgcaattattttagaattgttcTTATAATCTTTATGCTTTACATACATTTAGAAtctttgctcgtaatgtatatgttattaaagtttcgtCCCCGGTCGTTGAGACTCtctgagtacaatggatggtactgacattctcttttgggaacctacgttggtctgcagTACAACGTAGGAACTGGCTATGCAGGCGAGTAGGCTACGGGTTAGGACTTTcttctcttccagtgctattggtgagctccgcttttgttcgtggagtatttcTTAGAGTCATTTTTAGTTAGCTATTTGTTTTTTTACTTAGAGAACTGGTtaggaaatctcatgtcctgagcagtgcgtcagtttatcagtagaggcttcatagacatagtcggTGGGCTAAGATTCAGATGTTTTCGATAATAACTTAGCAGTTTTTTATTGGTTACTACAAATAAAGTTTTGAAGTTGGCTATTTTAGATATTTAAAAGTATTTAATTATAGTAGTGCCTTGTGGCATATAAATTTTAAAGTTATTATAGATTTGATAAGCAcagatggttcgctcggtcatgtttagtgattgGGTGCTGGTCCcgactttttcaaaaaatgggtcgtgataaacttggtatcagagcctcaggtttatggagtcctaggggtctatgaagctgtgttagtagagtcttgtttatgggtatgaaGTGCGCtatacttataaacaggaggctacaagcATTTAGGAATAGTCTTATTTTTTTCATactttagatcgtgcagtagagtcTACCTCTAAGAAATTATCTAATGTATTCGTTTTTCCAAAACTCACAGAAATGGCTCGTACTCGCAACTCTAACACCGACACTCAGGATGTTGCTCAAGAAACTATTGCTACCATTGTGGCTTAAGGTAGAACTAAGAAGGCTTTAACTCAGAAAAAGAGGGGTAGATCCACAAAAGAGGTCCAAGTACCTCGAGTTGAACGTGAAGAAGGGGTGGATAATGATGATCAAGTACCTCAGGATCCAGTACCGCCCCAACAGCAGCTCCGGCTCAGGCAACTATATCTCCCGAGGTCACatgtaggggtgttcataaaaatccgaaaaatcgaaccaaaccgaaaaccaaaccaaaccgaccaaaaaaaaccgatactttttggtttggtatggttttggttttgaattttaaaaaccgatcaaatttggtttggttttggttttaatcaaaaaataaccgaaaaaaccgaaccAAGCCAACTATATGAGTaactatttcaaatttattattacacctatatatatatatatacaaagtttcaaaaatttatggtgaatgttaatcgtttgcacttttagtacagttttttacctttatattctagtttgattggtagttttcttttgttaagtgtaagaatccatttcatgttaaaaaaaaatatttttaattgagtccttaaattactCATCACTATTTCATTCAATTATTATCAATATATtttagtaaataatagatttctcaaagggcgattgatttgatagtgttacgttgaaaatgtggtcgtcggaatatgtgtttggtagtgtatgccttatatttaagaaaaaaccgacaaataaccgaaaaaaccgacaaataaccaaaaaaaaacaaaaaatcgacataaaccgaatcgagaaaaaaccgacgtaattggtttggtttggttctaatatttgaaaaaccgacttacttggtttggtttctttttagggaaaaaccaatccaaaccgaaccatgaacacccctagtcACATGTTTAATGCTGTGAACAGTGCTATGGAGATGTTTAAAGCCTTTATGGCCAACCAGAACGAGAGAAGAGATGAGATTCCACCTCAATCAAATAGATAGAACAATTCTAAGTCCTTAAgagtgaatgaatttttgaagttgagtcCTCCAGTGTTTCATGGTTCTATAGTTGATGAAGATCTGATGTTGTGGCTGGAGGGTGTCAAGAAAGCCCTCCGAGttatgaaagcatttgatgatgaaGCCGTGGAGCTGGCTGCTTACCAACTTAGAGATGTGGCTAGCGCTTGGTGtgagatgtgggaaaaggaaagagatgaagatgatcCTTCGcctacttgggaagaatttgaagaggccttcatggctaactttatcccggaagaggatagggaagctaaggctacagagttcgaacagctcaagcaagggaataaaagtgTGCAAGAGTACTACATGGAATTCATAAGGCTAGCTAAACATGCTCCTCACATGGTTAAGACAGAAAAAGCAAAGATTCGCAGGTTTGTTGGCGGTTTGGCTTACACATTAAGGATACAACATCACCTACAGCAGTAGGAATGACAACTTTCTCCTCTGTTATGGGGTTCGCCAAGCACTTAGAAAAAGACAGACAAtaaaggagagaagaaaaagagcataACAAGAAAGCCCGAACAATGGGCAGGTTTAATGGTACATCCAGCAGAGGTGGAAAGGATTCCTCTAATAAGGAGCCATTAGCACCAGCTCAGTCCAGTCACCGGTTACGTGGTGGTTCTTCCTTCAGACGTACTCAGAGTTATGGAAACCAGTCTCGCCAGAATCAGAAttttaggacatcatcctcacatagCCAGAGTCAGGCTGAGCAACATTCACACCAACAAGGTCTTTGTGGAACATGTAAGGGGCAACATTCAGGTCAGTGCAAGCTCGGGTTTCATGGTTGCTATCATTGTGGAGACATTGGTCATATAAAGGCCAACTGTCCAAAGTTGCAATGTAATTTCAATAGTGGATCAACTCATCCTTCTAGTTCCTCAGCTACCGTAGTTGCACCACCTCAAGCTCGTGGTTCTCATAATCATACCGGGCATGGGACAGGAAGAGATGCAGATCGAGTTACTCAAGGAGGGGGACAACACCGTTTGTTTGCTACACTTAATCGTCAGAGTGCAGAGGCATCTGCAGAAGTTATTAAAGGTATACTTTTAGTCTGCTTACATAATGCTTATGCCATAATGGATCCAGGTTCAACGTTTTCATACGTGACTCCACACTTTGTAATTAACCTCGGGCTAGGACCTAAACAACATAGTGAGCCATTCCTAGTATATACTCTAGTTGGTGAGTCAGTGAAAGTCACAAGAGTCTATAGAGGTTGTATAGTTTCAGTCCAAGGTCGCAACACCAAAGCCAATCTAATAGAGTGAgaaatggtggatttcgatgtgatcatgggtatggattggttatcttcctGCTATGCCATGTTAGATTGTCATGACAATATAGTCAGGTTCCAATTTCCATATGAAGAAGTCTTAGAGTGTAAGGATAGTTCAGCATCGcttgtaggtaagtttatttcttaccttaaggcacaATGAATGATCAGTAAGGGGTGTCTCGTGTATTTGGCTCACATCATTAATACAGAATCAGACCCACCAACTCTTCAGTCTGTGCCAGTTGTTAGAGAATTTCCAGAAGTTTTCCCAGATGACCTTCCCAGACTTCCTCCCGAAAGAATCATAGATTTGGCATTGATCTCATGCCAGGTACTCAGCCCATATCTGTACCTCCTTATAGGATGGCTCCAACAGAACTTAATGAGTTGAGAGAACAGTTGAAAGACCTTCTTGacaagggcttcattaggccgaTTGTTTCACCGCGGGGTGCCCCGGTCctgtttgtcaagaagaaagatgggtctctcAGAAATGTGCGTCGACTATCggtagttgaataaagttaccattaagaacaagtacccactaccaagaattgatgatttatttgatcaacttcagagtgcaaagtacttttcaaagatagacttgaggtcagggtaccatcagttgagaattaGAGAAGAAGATATATCTAAAACAGCCTTTCGAACTCTCTATGGGTACTATaaatttctagtgatgtccttcgggttgacaaatgctccagctgcattcatggacctcatgaacagagttttcaagccattcttggatacctttattattgtgtttatagacgatattttggtgtactccAAGAGCAAGGAAGATCATGCAGAACACCTCAGAATAGCCTTGCAGACCTTGAAGGAGaatgagctttatgccaagttttcaaaatgtgagttctggttgcagTCAGTAGAAtttttaggccacgtggtatctagtgaagGAATACAAGTAGACCCTCAGAAGACAGAAGAAGTCAAGAACTGGCTTAGGCCGACAATGCCAACCGAAATAAgaagtttcttggggttagctggctactatagaaggtttgtagaGAGGTTTTCCTCGCTTGCAACTCTATTAACTAAGTTGACTCATAAAGCAGTTAAGTTCCGGTGGTCAGACGCTTATGagcagagttttcaagagttaaagaagaggttgaccacTGCACCTGTGTTAACCTTGCCGACAGGCTCAGGTGGGttcacagtttattgtgatgcctccagagttggtcttggttgtgttcttatgcaaaatggaaaagttattgcttatgcttccagacagttaaagaatcatgaaaatAACTACCCCATACACGACTTGGAGCTTGCAGCATTGGTGTTTGCATTAAAGATATGGCAACACTACCTTTATGGCGAGCATTCTGAAGTGTTTACAGATCACAAAAGCCTccagtacattttcaagcaaaaagaattaaatttgagacagagaaggtggctcgagttattgaaagattatgacatcaatatcctTTATAACCCGGGAAAAGCTAATGTGGTAGCAGATGGACTTAGTAGGAAGTCAATGGGTGTCTTGGCCCATCTTGCAGTACAAACGCGATCTTTGGGTCGAGAAATTCAAAAGCTAGCAAATGATGGAATTAGATTGGATGAGACCGAAGAAGGAGGTATAACTGCTTATGCCTTAGCACAATCCTCCCTTGTTgcgcatgttaaggctaagcaagaCGAAGATCTGTGcttagtgaagttaaaagaaggagtcagaaacaaagaaatcactgctttcactctaggaagtgacagagttttgaagttgaatgatcaGTTATGTGTGCCTGATGTAGATGGTCTTAGGAAGGCCATAATGGAGGAAGCTCACAGTTCTAGATACTCTATCCACCCAGGTGCTACCAAAATGTATCTAGATTTGAAAGAGTTGTATTGGTGGAAAGGcatgaagaaacaagtagcagatcATATGGGTAAATGTTTGAATTGACAGCGAGTCAAAGCCGAGCATTAAAGGCTTGGTGGCCTAGCTCAAGATATTAATACCACAATGGAAGTaggagatgattaatatggatttagTAGTAGTTTTACCTCGCACGTACCGTAAGCATGATTCAATTTGGATTATTGTAGACCGACTGACGAAGTCCACGCATTTCCTACCAGTAAAGATGATAGATTCCGCAGAGCAGTATGCACAGTTgtacatcaaagaaatagtccgattgcatggtactccagtttcaatcatatctAATAGAGGCCATCAGTTCACAACGCATTTTTGGTAGGCATTTCAAAAAAGATTAGGTACCAAGGTCAATTTAAGCACTGCTTTCCATCTACAGACCGATGGCCAGGAAGAAAGGACCATTCAGACTCTCGAAGATATGTTGCGTGCGTGTGTTATAGATTTTgtaggtaattgggatgatcacttgtCACTTATAGAATTTTCTTACAATAATAGCTATCAGACCAGCAATagtatggctccttatgaagcgTTGTATGGGCGGAGATATAAGTCTCCAGAgggttggtttgaaccagcaGAGATGTCGTTGATTGGTCCAGAGTTTATTTTGAGGCATTGGAGAAAGTTTAGCTAATTAGAGAAAGACTTAAAGTGGCTCAGAGTCATCAAAAGTCTTATTCTGACAAGAGGCATCGTGAGttagagttcatggttggtgataaggtgtttttgaaagtttcaccaatgaaaggagttatgaggtttggtaagaaagggaaacttagccctagatttatcagaccttatgaaattctagaaaagaaaggaaacgTGGCTTATAAACTAGCGCTACCCATTGAGTTGTCCTCTATTCATCCTATTTTTCATGTGTGTATTCTTAGAAAGTACATTCATGATGAGTCGCATATAATACCTGCCGATaccatagaaattaaagaaggcttgACTTATAAAGAGGTACCTATAGAAATTCTTGATAGGAAAGTAAGAAAATTGAGAACAAAAGATTTAGCatcggtaaaagttttgtggagtaatcatgattcaaaagaggctacgtgggaggtcgaggaagatatgagaatgaaatatccatatttatttgaggaaaaAGGTATATGAACCTAAGTTTGGTTTGGcatttatatttcatttattaaatacaagttagCAAGTATTTCTGTCTTTCCTAGCTTATACTTAGTTGTTGTAGTAATTTAGTTTATGTCATAGtatatttaattcattaaagTGATTTACTTGTGCTAGAGTTGTTGTGCTTTAGATTCTTGTTAGTTATTGTGGTACCTCCTTGCCAGAGTGTGAGTAATTAATTTATGAGCTGCgtatggtgcctatgaatggcttgttatggtatatttgtttgttgttcatgTGGTTGTGGTATTTTTGATAGAGATATTTTTTGGATAGTCCAATTTACAAGGGAAACTTTGCCGAAATTTTTGAGTCCCTTGGAAGAGTCAGTAGTGCTAGGAAAATTTAAGAGGTTCAAGGACCTAAGGAATCATT
The Nicotiana sylvestris chromosome 11, ASM39365v2, whole genome shotgun sequence DNA segment above includes these coding regions:
- the LOC138881789 gene encoding uncharacterized protein, which codes for MGRFNGTSSRGGKDSSNKEPLAPAQSSHRLRGGSSFRRTQSYGNQSRQNQNFRTSSSHSQSQAEQHSHQQGLCGTCKGQHSGQCKLGFHGCYHCGDIGHIKANCPKLQCNFNSGSTHPSSSSATVVAPPQARGSHNHTGHGTGRDADRVTQGGGQHRLFATLNRQSAEASAEVIKGILLVCLHNAYAIMDPGSTFSYVTPHFVINLGLGPKQHSEPFLVYTLVGESVKVTRVYRGCIVSVQGRNTKANLIE